From Pandoraea vervacti, the proteins below share one genomic window:
- a CDS encoding TetR/AcrR family transcriptional regulator: MCPATDDLPRRRLPREARTRQLLDAAWALIGESGTDALTLGRLADEAGVTKPVVYDHFGTREGLLTALYRDFDERQTAVFDDAVAAARPSLQDKARVIASSYVTCVLTQGREIPGVLAALGGSAELAAVKRQYQHTFIAKCAAILAPFSGPAGLPAPAMWAMLGAADALSDAAVAGDITPDEARAELQQTIIAMVKRHKS; this comes from the coding sequence ATGTGTCCTGCCACCGATGACCTCCCGCGCCGCCGCCTGCCCCGTGAAGCACGCACGCGACAGTTGCTCGACGCGGCCTGGGCGCTCATCGGCGAGTCAGGAACCGACGCCCTGACACTTGGGCGCCTGGCGGACGAGGCGGGGGTGACGAAGCCGGTGGTGTATGACCACTTCGGCACACGCGAGGGTCTGCTCACCGCGTTGTACCGGGACTTCGATGAGCGGCAGACGGCGGTGTTCGACGATGCCGTGGCGGCGGCCAGACCGAGTTTGCAGGACAAGGCGCGCGTGATTGCATCGAGCTATGTGACGTGCGTGCTGACACAGGGCCGGGAGATCCCCGGCGTGCTGGCTGCCCTTGGCGGCTCGGCGGAACTCGCGGCGGTGAAGCGGCAGTATCAACACACGTTCATCGCGAAATGTGCCGCAATTCTGGCCCCGTTCTCGGGACCGGCGGGCCTGCCGGCCCCGGCAATGTGGGCCATGCTGGGCGCCGCAGATGCGCTGTCGGATGCGGCCGTCGCCGGCGACATCACGCCGGACGAGGCGCGCGCCGAACTGCAACAGACCATCATCGCAATGGTCAAGCGGCACAAGTCTTAA
- a CDS encoding NAD(P)H-dependent oxidoreductase: MHALIVVAHPERDSLTHALAARIADGITASSAPGAEQPRHSAEIADLSAEGFDPRFTADDLAAFRNAGPVPADVAAEQARIDRADALVIVYPIYWWSFPALLKGWIDRVFTQGWAYEDVALGKSLKKLQRLRVHLVASGGADQRTMARHGYFGAMKTQIDHGIFDYCGAQVVRSELLLASDSGYPEAHLETARAFGQRVFAHSD; the protein is encoded by the coding sequence ATGCACGCACTCATCGTCGTCGCTCATCCCGAACGGGATTCCCTGACCCACGCACTTGCTGCGCGCATCGCCGACGGGATAACCGCGTCGTCGGCCCCTGGCGCAGAGCAACCGCGCCACTCGGCCGAGATTGCCGATTTATCAGCGGAAGGCTTCGACCCGCGCTTCACCGCCGACGATCTTGCGGCGTTCCGAAATGCGGGGCCTGTCCCTGCCGACGTGGCCGCGGAGCAAGCGCGGATCGACCGTGCCGACGCGCTGGTCATCGTCTATCCGATCTACTGGTGGTCGTTCCCCGCCTTGCTCAAGGGATGGATCGACCGTGTGTTCACGCAAGGCTGGGCCTACGAAGACGTGGCGCTCGGCAAATCGCTCAAGAAGCTGCAACGTCTGCGCGTGCATCTCGTCGCAAGCGGCGGCGCAGATCAGCGCACCATGGCGCGCCATGGCTACTTCGGCGCGATGAAAACCCAGATCGATCACGGGATTTTCGATTACTGCGGGGCGCAGGTCGTCAGATCCGAGTTGCTTCTTGCCTCGGACAGCGGCTACCCTGAAGCCCATCTCGAAACGGCGCGCGCTTTCGGTCAGAGAGTTTTCGCCCATTCCGACTGA
- a CDS encoding alpha-hydroxy acid oxidase: MHAFSCVEDYRLAARRRLTKLAFDYLEGGAEDGDALRRNRDAFGQWGFAPRVMTDTSQTSSKTTFWGRDAAAPMAVGPTGLNGLFWPRADELLARAAADAGLPFVLSTASTSLLEDVRAAVPHGELWLQLYVQQDRRIAESMMRRAREAGFRTLMLTVDTPVHGKRDHDTRNGFRLPLRFTPRLVADCMRHPHWSWQMLVGGAPQLRNIARSVGERADLARHAAMLSRQMDLSLSWDDLAWVRRHWPGEVLVKGILSVDDARQAQAHGADGIIVSNHGGRQLGSTLAPVEALPMIVDALGAGRHGAPAMSVFVDGGVRRGADVAKAVALGAKGVLLGRAPLYGVAARGAQGVAGVLELMLGELRTTMQLLGCASVDDLTPQRLARLPALRA; encoded by the coding sequence ATGCACGCGTTTTCCTGCGTGGAGGACTACCGGCTGGCGGCGCGCCGCCGGTTGACGAAGCTGGCGTTCGACTATCTGGAGGGCGGAGCGGAAGACGGCGATGCGCTGCGTCGCAACCGCGACGCATTCGGGCAGTGGGGATTCGCGCCGCGAGTGATGACGGATACCTCGCAAACGTCGAGCAAAACGACGTTCTGGGGCCGCGACGCCGCCGCACCGATGGCAGTGGGACCCACGGGCCTGAACGGGCTGTTCTGGCCGCGTGCAGACGAATTGCTCGCGCGCGCGGCGGCTGATGCCGGGCTGCCGTTTGTGCTTTCGACGGCGTCCACGTCGTTGCTCGAGGACGTGCGTGCCGCCGTGCCCCACGGCGAACTGTGGCTTCAGCTCTACGTGCAGCAGGACCGTCGCATTGCCGAGAGCATGATGCGCCGCGCACGCGAGGCGGGCTTCCGCACGCTGATGCTCACGGTCGACACGCCCGTGCATGGCAAGCGAGACCACGACACGCGCAATGGATTCCGGCTGCCGCTGCGCTTCACGCCGCGTCTCGTGGCGGACTGCATGCGGCATCCGCACTGGAGTTGGCAGATGCTCGTGGGCGGCGCGCCGCAGTTGCGCAACATCGCCAGAAGCGTGGGCGAGCGGGCGGATCTGGCGCGTCACGCGGCGATGTTGAGCCGCCAGATGGACTTGTCGCTGAGTTGGGACGATCTGGCGTGGGTACGTCGGCACTGGCCGGGCGAAGTGCTGGTCAAGGGCATTCTGAGCGTCGACGACGCGCGCCAGGCGCAGGCTCATGGGGCGGACGGCATCATCGTCTCCAATCATGGCGGCCGACAGTTGGGCAGTACGCTGGCGCCGGTCGAGGCGTTGCCGATGATCGTCGACGCGCTCGGCGCCGGTAGGCACGGCGCGCCCGCCATGTCCGTTTTCGTCGATGGCGGCGTGCGGCGGGGCGCGGACGTGGCCAAGGCCGTCGCGCTGGGGGCGAAAGGGGTGTTGCTCGGACGTGCGCCGTTGTACGGCGTGGCCGCGCGAGGCGCTCAGGGCGTGGCGGGGGTGCTGGAACTGATGCTGGGCGAACTGCGCACGACGATGCAACTGCTCGGCTGCGCGAGCGTGGACGATCTCACGCCGCAACGGTTGGCACGGTTGCCGGCGCTTCGTGCCTAG
- the ppa gene encoding inorganic diphosphatase, protein MSFNHVPAGKDIPNDFNVIIEIPAQSDPVKYEADKDLGLLVVDRFIGTGMRYPANYGFIPQTLAGDGDPVDALVVTPFPLLAGSVVRCRALGMLNMTDESGVDAKLVVVPVDKICPMTAHMKSIGDVPGYLKDQIKHFFEQYKALEKGKWVKVEGWEGIEAAHKEIVDGVANAKK, encoded by the coding sequence ATGAGCTTCAACCACGTGCCTGCCGGCAAGGACATCCCCAACGATTTCAACGTCATCATCGAGATCCCGGCGCAAAGCGACCCGGTGAAGTACGAAGCCGACAAGGATCTGGGCCTGCTGGTCGTTGACCGCTTCATCGGCACGGGCATGCGCTACCCGGCCAACTACGGCTTCATTCCGCAAACGCTGGCAGGCGACGGCGACCCCGTCGACGCGCTGGTCGTTACCCCGTTCCCGCTGCTGGCCGGCTCGGTCGTTCGCTGCCGCGCGCTGGGCATGCTCAACATGACCGACGAATCGGGCGTTGACGCCAAGCTGGTCGTCGTGCCGGTCGACAAGATCTGCCCGATGACGGCGCACATGAAGTCGATCGGCGACGTGCCGGGTTACCTGAAGGACCAGATCAAGCACTTCTTCGAGCAGTACAAGGCGCTGGAGAAGGGCAAGTGGGTCAAGGTCGAAGGCTGGGAAGGCATTGAAGCCGCCCACAAGGAAATCGTCGACGGCGTGGCCAACGCGAAGAAGTAA